Proteins encoded in a region of the Oscillospiraceae bacterium MB24-C1 genome:
- a CDS encoding NHLP bacteriocin export ABC transporter permease/ATPase subunit, with translation MGWFDEQIKTRIKKDNENFESSFIDLSSVVMGKGIVVSTINNNRKKTKNAIDEILRYYHVNSTDLPEQIKDLNAQLEYLMHPSGIMRREVKLEGTWYKDSIGPLLGYTQDGDTIALLPKKISGYEYFDWKSGKKVSVTKKNASTIKQGAICFYKSFPIKKLATSDLFKFILKALSPADYAMAILSTLTVTILGLFMPYASQLVFEKVIPSGKTSALLPIAILLFGVTLSSSMITVAKSLVMTRIQTKVSVAVESASMARILSLPAEFFKNYSAGDLTSRIQNVNLLCEMLAEVFLTTGLSSILSIVYIGQIFIFAPSLAIPALAIILTSITFSVVSTFTLLKVSRKKLKISAKIQGLVFSLFSGVQKIKIAGAERRAFSKWAETYKEEARLQYDPPLLIKISPAITTAIAMAGTMGLFYLAAVSKVSVANYLAFSASFALVSGALNSVSAMSLTIANIKPVAEMIEPILNAEPELAAGKQVLARLSGTIELNKVSFRYNEKMPLVIDNLSLKIRAGQYVAIVGETGCGKSTLLRLVLGFEKPQKGAIYYDGKDIQKIDLKSLRQNIGVVMQNGKLFTGDIYSNIVISAPWLPLDSAWEAAELAGIANDIRNMPMGMHTIITEGSGGISGGQRQRLMIARAIAPKPKILMFDEATSALDNITQRQISDSLEKLKSTRIVIAHRLSTIKQCDRIIVFEKGKIVQDGTYEELMQTKGYFSDLVRHQCLDVEYS, from the coding sequence ATGGGTTGGTTTGACGAACAAATAAAAACAAGAATAAAAAAAGATAATGAAAACTTTGAAAGTTCATTTATAGATTTATCTTCGGTTGTTATGGGCAAAGGCATCGTTGTATCCACTATAAACAACAACCGTAAAAAGACTAAAAATGCAATAGACGAAATACTCCGGTACTATCACGTGAATTCTACGGACCTGCCGGAACAGATTAAGGACTTAAATGCGCAGCTTGAATATCTTATGCATCCATCCGGTATCATGCGGCGCGAGGTAAAGCTTGAAGGAACTTGGTATAAAGATAGCATCGGCCCTCTTTTGGGGTATACGCAGGATGGCGACACGATTGCCCTTCTTCCAAAGAAAATATCAGGCTATGAATATTTTGATTGGAAAAGCGGAAAAAAGGTTAGCGTTACTAAGAAAAATGCTAGCACGATAAAGCAGGGGGCTATTTGCTTTTATAAGTCCTTTCCAATTAAAAAACTTGCGACTTCTGATTTATTCAAATTTATTTTAAAAGCACTTTCACCGGCGGATTACGCAATGGCAATTCTATCTACTTTAACAGTTACAATCTTGGGTTTATTTATGCCATACGCAAGTCAATTGGTTTTTGAAAAGGTTATTCCCAGTGGAAAAACCAGTGCGCTCTTACCGATCGCTATTTTACTTTTTGGTGTAACATTATCCTCGTCCATGATAACTGTTGCAAAGAGTCTTGTTATGACGCGTATACAGACCAAGGTCAGCGTTGCAGTAGAGTCTGCATCCATGGCAAGAATACTATCGCTACCGGCTGAGTTTTTTAAAAACTATAGCGCAGGTGATCTAACAAGTCGCATCCAGAATGTAAACTTATTATGCGAAATGCTTGCAGAAGTTTTTTTAACGACAGGGTTATCTTCAATTTTATCCATTGTTTACATAGGCCAAATTTTTATATTTGCACCATCACTGGCAATCCCCGCTTTGGCTATTATTCTAACTTCTATTACGTTTTCTGTGGTGTCAACTTTTACGCTATTAAAAGTTAGCCGAAAGAAATTGAAAATTTCAGCGAAAATTCAAGGCTTGGTATTTTCGCTATTTTCCGGTGTCCAAAAAATTAAAATCGCTGGGGCAGAGCGACGGGCTTTTTCAAAATGGGCAGAGACCTATAAAGAGGAAGCGAGGTTGCAGTACGATCCGCCATTATTAATTAAAATAAGCCCTGCTATAACAACAGCCATTGCTATGGCGGGGACAATGGGGCTTTTTTATCTTGCGGCAGTCTCTAAGGTTTCTGTGGCAAATTATTTGGCCTTTAGCGCTTCGTTTGCACTGGTTTCAGGGGCTTTAAATTCGGTATCCGCTATGTCGTTAACCATTGCCAATATAAAGCCTGTGGCTGAAATGATTGAGCCAATTCTTAACGCGGAACCTGAGTTGGCGGCTGGAAAACAGGTATTAGCCCGACTTTCTGGCACAATTGAATTGAATAAGGTGTCTTTTCGTTATAATGAGAAAATGCCATTGGTTATTGATAACCTTTCTTTAAAAATAAGGGCCGGTCAATACGTGGCCATTGTGGGCGAAACTGGATGCGGAAAGTCCACGTTATTGAGGCTTGTGCTTGGGTTTGAAAAACCGCAAAAGGGTGCTATTTATTATGACGGAAAGGATATTCAAAAGATAGATTTAAAGTCGTTAAGACAAAATATTGGTGTGGTAATGCAAAACGGCAAGCTTTTTACCGGTGATATTTATTCTAATATAGTCATATCTGCGCCGTGGCTTCCGCTGGATTCTGCTTGGGAAGCGGCCGAGCTTGCAGGTATCGCCAATGATATACGCAACATGCCGATGGGAATGCATACCATCATTACAGAGGGTAGCGGTGGCATTTCCGGAGGTCAGCGCCAAAGACTTATGATTGCCAGAGCCATTGCTCCAAAGCCCAAAATTCTCATGTTTGATGAAGCGACGAGCGCTCTCGATAATATTACACAACGACAGATTTCTGATTCTCTTGAGAAATTGAAAAGTACCCGAATCGTCATTGCTCATCGTCTTTCAACAATCAAGCAATGTGATCGCATCATTGTGTTTGAAAAAGGGAAGATCGTGCAGGATGGTACTTACGAGGAATTGATGCAAACAAAGGGATATTTTTCAGACTTAGTACGGCATCAGTGCCTTGATGTAGAATATAGTTAA